From the genome of Desulfobaculum xiamenense:
GTTCGTGGAACCGGAGAGCTGACCGGGCGGCCCATGGCCGCGATGCGTATGGTCGCACAAGGAGAGTGTCACTTTGGGCATACGAGTCGAGAACGTCACCATGACATTCGACGGCGTGGACGTCCTGAAGGACGTGTCACTCGATATCGAGGACGGGGCCTTCGTCACCATCCTCGGCGGGCTGGGGGCCGGCAAGACCACGCTCTTGCGGGTCATGGCGGGCATCGACAAGCCGACGCGCGGACGCGTGCGCTACGACGGGCGCGACGTGACCGACGAGCCGGTGCAGAAGCTGCCGGTGGCCATGGTCTATCAGCAGTTCATCAACTATCCGTCTATGACGGTGTACGACAACATCGCCTCGCCGCTTCTGGCCGGGCGGGGGAAGAAGCCCCCGCGCGAGGAGGTGGACCGCCGGGTGCGCCAGTACGCCGAGCTTCTGGGCCTCACGCGGGTACTTGACCACTATCCCGAGGAGGTGAGCGGCGGGCAGCGCCAGCGTACGGCCATTGCTCGGGCGCTGGTCAAGGAGGCGAAGTTCACCTTCCTTGACGAGCCATTGGCCAACCTCGACTACAAGCTGCGCGAGGAACTGCGCGGCGAACTTAAGAACATCCTGTCCCGCAAGGGCGGTGTGGTGGTCTACGCCACGCCCGAACCCGTGGACGCCCTGTCCATGGCCACGCACGTGGCCTACATGCAGGACGGGCGCATCCTCCAGTTCGGCGATCTGGAAAGCGTGTACCGCTATCCATGCCTCGCCGACGTGGGCGCGTACTTCAGCTATCCCACCATGAACCTTCTCGATGGCCGCCGCGAGGTGCGCGACGGGCGGACCATGATCCGCCTGTCCGACGAGCTGTGCGTGGACGTGAGCCATTTTGCGGACAAGGTGAACGGCGACGACTATCTGGTGGGCATCCGCGCCTACAACCTGCACACCCACCGCGTGCGGGACGATCTGGTGCCGCTGACGGCGGAGGTGGCCCTGTCCGAGACGCTCGGCTCCGACACCGAGCTGCATTGCCTCTTCGAGGGACGTCCCCTCGTGGTGCTCCAGCAGGAGGTGCAGCGCCACTACATCGGCACGCAGGTGGAACTGTTTCTCGATCCCAACCGGCTCTTCCTGTTCGACCCCCGGTCCCGAGAGCTGGTGGTCAAGACCTTCCTCGAATAGCACAGGGGGTATCCATGGCTTCCGTCCAGTTTCTGAACGTTTCGCATTCCTACGACCCGCCCGGAACCCCGGATGACCAGCGCACATGGGCCGTGCGCGACCTGTCCGTCACGTGGGAGGATGGCAGCGCCAACGCGCTTCTCGGCCCGTCCGGCTGCGGCAAGACCACGCTGCTCAACCTCATTTCGGGCCTTCTGCCCGCGCCCACGCGCGGCAAGGTGCTCGTGGACGGGCGCGACGTCACCGGCCTTGGCGCGCGTGAGCGCGGCATC
Proteins encoded in this window:
- a CDS encoding ABC transporter ATP-binding protein; the encoded protein is MGIRVENVTMTFDGVDVLKDVSLDIEDGAFVTILGGLGAGKTTLLRVMAGIDKPTRGRVRYDGRDVTDEPVQKLPVAMVYQQFINYPSMTVYDNIASPLLAGRGKKPPREEVDRRVRQYAELLGLTRVLDHYPEEVSGGQRQRTAIARALVKEAKFTFLDEPLANLDYKLREELRGELKNILSRKGGVVVYATPEPVDALSMATHVAYMQDGRILQFGDLESVYRYPCLADVGAYFSYPTMNLLDGRREVRDGRTMIRLSDELCVDVSHFADKVNGDDYLVGIRAYNLHTHRVRDDLVPLTAEVALSETLGSDTELHCLFEGRPLVVLQQEVQRHYIGTQVELFLDPNRLFLFDPRSRELVVKTFLE